Genomic segment of Streptosporangium sp. NBC_01755:
GCTCGGGGAACTGAAGAGCGCCGTTCGTGGTCTCCATCTGCCGGTAGGCGTTCGCCGTGGCGATGTGGGACATGAACGACGCGTTCGCGCTGAACCGCGCCGGTAGGGCGTTCTGGAGTGCGAACGGGTCGGAGTCGTCGAGCGCTTCCGAGCCGGTCGTGTTGATCTCGCTCGCGGTGCCCACGAGAGCCGTCACGATGCCACCCGGCGCGGTCGAGCCGTTGCCGGTCGTGTAGGCCGTCGCCATGAGCTGATCTGCCGCGTCCTGTGCCACGCGGCGAAGCTGGTTCGTGAAGTCGAGCGCATCCATCCCGAGTTCGTAGGAATAGGTCACGTCCACGTCGCCCATGAACACCGGGATCGGTGCCGGTGCGAGCGCCGGGGTTCCATCGGCCGCCTGAGACCCTTCGGTCTTCCATTCGGCCGTGGCACCGGCGGACGTGACGCCGTTCCATGAGTCGCTGACGGTGGTCACGACGCGGGAGATCTGGCGAAGCGGGTTGTTGCTGCCCGCACTCGTGAGCATGATCGCGGGGTCGATCACGAGTGGCACCATGGCCGAACCGCCGGACAGGTTGAGCGCGGTCCGGACTTCGGTCGCCGCACGGTAGGCCGCGCCTTCCTCGGGGGTCCACATGAGGTGACCACGGCTCGGGTCGGCCGCGAGCTTGGCGAAGGCGCGAACGTAGGCGTCGTCACCGGTCGCCATGACCCACCGGGTAGCAAGGTCGCGTTCCGGCTTCGGGCCGACGTCGAGAAGGCCCTGAGCCACTTCGGCCGCACGCGCCGGGAGACGGTTGCCGTTCACGAGATCGTCGAGCCGCCACATGGCGAGATCGTGGTTCCGGCTCGCCGTCCCCCGGCGGGGGGCTGACTGAGCACGGTCGATCGAGCCCGTTCGGCGCGCGTCGCGGGCGAGGGATTCGCGGCGAAGCTCGGTCCGGTACTCACGGGTGAGAGCCGAGATCCGGTCGTCGATCTCGTTCCAGCGGGCGACGTCTTCGCCCCGGATCGTGTCGTCTCCGGCCGCTTCGTCGATCTCCGCGAGCTGAGCCCGAAGCTCTTCGATCTCGGCACGGATGACGGCGGGGGTACGTCGTTCAGACATGGTGAAACTCCTGGAATTGATCATGGATTGATCAACCCGTCAGGAAGTGGGCAGAGTCGCCCGGATTCGCTGTGCGTGGTTCACGTCTCGATCTGGTGAGTGAGCGATGCTCGGGTCACCCGACCGGCGCGTGTTCACGCGGCGCTCTCATGCTCGGTCTCGGAAGGTGGGCGATGCCCGGCGATCCGACCGGCGCATGATCACGCTGGGTCTGTGATCAGCGTACGTCGCCCCCGGCGCGCTGCGCATCCTGGCGTTCCTTCGCCGTCAGCACGTACGAACCCATGCCCGTCTCGGTCCGGATGTAGTGATCATCCCGGAGAGCGGCGACGGCCTTCCTGATCGTCACCTGAGTCACGCCGAACTCGGTCACGAGAGCCAGCACGGACGGAACCCGCCCACCGCCGGGGTACTCGCCCGACTCGATCCGCTCGCGAACGATCGCGGCCACCTGGGGCCAGAGCGGACGGCTTCTGTCGAGTTCGATCACTCGTCAACCGTAGTGACGGCTAGTCAGCGCGGGCGAGGTCGAGCGCGAGACACCGGGCTATATCTCGCTATATCTTGCCCATGACGGGAAGTCATCTAGGGCGAGGTCGAGACCATGAGCCAGCCTGAGTACATCGCCGGTGCGATCCCCGGCTTCGACGTGTGGCGAGACGACTCCGAAGCCGACGTGTGGCGCGGTCGGCACCGGCAGAGCGGCCGGACGATCAGCGCGGACAACTGGGAACTTCTGGTCTGGCGAGCGTACGAAGTCCGCATCCTGATCTCGATCACGAACATCACGGAAGCGCTCGACGGCCATGCCGGATCTTGACTGGCGGCCGTACGACTGCCGGGGAACGCGGTCCCGAGTCTCCGAGTTCGTCACGCGCGGCAAGGTCGAGTTCGAGCTGTGCAGCGAAGGCGGTCAGGACGTGATCCGCCGGACCGATCGAAGCGGGAAGCGACCCGTCGTGAGCGAGGTCGGCCGGTCGCTGACGCACCGCGCGACGCTCGATCTGTGGAAGCTGGTCGCCATGGGCGACGGGGGCTGATCAAGCGCTGACCAGCGGTTTGCCCTTGCGGCCGTCTCGCCCGCGCGTACGTGATCGGGGGTGTGTGATTGCCCTTGCCTTTGCCCCTGAGCTGGGCGTTAGCGCTAGGCGAGTCTCGCCCGCGCGTACGTGATCGGGGGTGCGTGATTAGCGTTGGCGCTTAGCGCCTGACGGCCGGTCATGAATCCCGCCGGGTAGAACTGCGTGCCGAACCCCGCCAGGGAGCACGCGCCGGTCAGAGATAGTTGCCGGGCACCGGCCTGTCGTCGGCCGCCGGGCTTTCAGTTGGGCTTTCAGTTGCGGGCACGGCCGCGAGCCCGCGCGGAGTGATCAGGAACAAGACCTCGTTCCGCTCCCAACGCTCGATCACGTCGGCCGCGTCCGGCCGCTCGAAGAGTTCGGTCAGCAGTCCGGCGACGTATGTGGAGAACGCGGCCTTGACGGGATCGGGCTTGATCTCGGGGGTCTGGCTGGTCATCTTCGGGTCCTTCCTGGTTGGGCTGGGGTGCGGGGAGAGAAAAGATTGATTGCCGGGGTCTTCCTGGTCAGGGGCGTTTTCACGATCCCGACCCCCACCCCCCGGTATCCGGGTGATCTTCTGTTGTCGAGCGCCGAACCCCGCCAGGAATGGCACTCGTGGTACCGCGCGTACCGTCTGGTACCGCTTGGTACCGGTACGACCGTGGTACGTACTTCGGTACCTTCCGTACCATTTGGGACCACTGTGGTACATGGTTCCGGTACGGCGGTACGGACCGCTGGTCAGCGCGTCGCGTAGATCACGATCATCGTGACGATCGTGGCGACGATCAGCGCGAACGTGTACCAACGCTCGGTGATCAGGAGGAAGATCACGGCGAGCGCTCGGAACGGTGCGATGATCACTCGCCACACTCGTTGGATCGAAGCGCCAAAGACCGCGTCATCGGGCATGATCTCGATCCACGTCGGCGCGTCGTTGATCACGATCGGCATACCAGTGAAGTCGGTCGGTGCCTCGACGATCGCCGTGTCCTGTGCTGCTGCCCGTCGTTCGAGCTGGCTCTTCATGCTGCCCCTTCCCGGCGCTGTGAGCCCCCCTGAGCTGTGGTGAGCCCCTGGGGGTAGTCGAGTAGCCCCCACGGGCATTCGACGGTGTGAGCGATCTCAGGCCGCCCCATCTCGATCACGACGGCCGGTCGGCACGTCAGACAGAATGAGGTCGGCCGGTCCGGGGCGGATATGAGCCGCCCCGGCTCGGTCATGGTCATCTCTGGTCTCCCTCTCGGTTGAGGATCTAGGAAGGGCTCGCGCCCCCGCGTATTTCGAGGGGTCCGCCCTCCTAGTCCTGATTCCTAGAGCCCGTCCGGGCTCTCGCTGGTCACCTTCTGCTCTCCGTACATCGCGGCCGACCACTCGCCTAGCGTCGGCTCGGGACGGCGGGGGCTCTCCTTCTTCGGGGTCGAGTCGTGAACGAACTCCGACCACGCCAGGTAGAGAGTGGTCAACGGCTGGTACATCCGCTGATCCCCCAGGTTCCGGGCGTTGATGAGGTGGACGCTGACGGCTTCCCGAGCGTGAAGATCCGCGTCCGAGACGTCGATGTCGATGTCTCCGGACGGGTTGTCCACGAGCTGACGGGACATCCGCGTCAGGACCCATGACGCGGGTCCGACCGCCTGAGCACTACCGGCCGCGCGGTTCAGCTCCGTGATCATGGCGTACCGCTGAGCGTCGCCCGTGACCGGAAGCCGGTAGACGAACCGGGGGTGTGAGCCGGTGACGTCGGCTTCGCCGGGGAACCGGCAGTCGGCGCACAGCCACCGGAGAAGGCCCCAGTAGAAGCCCCAGCCCCAGCCCGTTTGCGGCTTGTTGCTCTCGCATGACTGGCAGTACCGGGAGACGAGAGAGCATCCCTCGCAGTAGCCCCGGCTATCGTTCTCCGCCGTCGATCGGAGCGGGCAACTATCACAGGTGCCCGTCTTCGTGGCGGTCTCGCTCTTCGTCTCAGGCATCGTGCGTCCTTCCGAGTCGGGTACGGCACCGGCCGCACGCCATGACCGATAGCGATCCGCCATCGGAGTTCTTCGCGGTGATGGGCTCGCGCTCCATGCCTTCGTGCCAGGCCCCGCACACCTGGCAGGCGTCGCCGATTTCGGTCGGGCTTTCGGTCGCGTGCATCAGTCGGGCTATCACTCCCGCTCTCCTTCCTGTTGACTCTGCGTGACTTTCCGAGAGGCACCGTGCCGGGCTCGGATGGGGGGTGTAGGGGGTGTAGGGGGTCATTTCCAACAGTCCGCCTGTAGATCCAGGGCACCCATGTACCTTCAGCCCTGTGTTTCTCGAAGAACCACTGAAAGTGACCCTCTACACCCCCTACACCCCCTTCCGAGCCCCGCCGGTCGAGCCGATCGGGTGCTAACTCTCCGTGCCGAATCTGACGACTCGGTACGTGCTGCCCTTCTTCGGGTCGGTGCGGACGTCGATCGCGAGGTCTCCGACGTACCGGCCCTTGCGATTGGCGATCCACTTCCCGAGTGATCTCGCGAAGCCCGCCTTCCCGATCGTCCGACTCCACTTGTCCGCGAGGTCGCCGGGAAGCTTGGTCGGGTCGAACTTGCCCGCCGGGAATTCGTCGTCGTCGCCCGCGAAGGGGCTCAGGTCGAGGCCCGAATCTGCGATCGTCTCGACCAGCTCGACGACCTTGAACGACCGGTTGATCCCCATGACCCGAACGACCTCGGTCAGGAACTCGCGCCATTCCTTGTCGTCGTCGCTCTCAAGGTGATCTTCGTCCTTCCGGCCGAACTGACCGGCGAAGCCCGCCCACGAGAGCATCCCTTCCATGGCCGCGTCCCACTCGGCGTAGTCGTCGCTGCGCTTGCGGGGCGCGGTCGGCCGACCGGCCGCGAGCCATCCCCTGACGATCGTCAGGAGAGCGTGAATGATCTCCCCCTGATGCTCGGGAACCCACGTCCGGAGATCGAGCGCGAAGCCGCCCCGCTCATGCGGTCGGGGCATCTTCGGGTCGATCACGATCCAGTAACACCGGCGGGCGAGGTCGCCGCCGATCTCCGCGTTGTTCGCCGTGATCGACCACACGCGGTCGTTCGGCGCGGTCCGCTCGCTGTTCTTGCCGAGAAGCCGATCCGAGAAGGTCGCCGTCGTCAGCAACCCCTCGAAGGCCGCGCTCTTGATCTTTCCCCGGACGTTGTCGAGGGTGACCACGGGCGCGGTCGTCTCCGTGAGGATGCCGAGAACGCCCTTCGTCAGCTCAGCGTCCGACTCGGGGAAGCCCGCACGGAGGATGCCCCCGTGAACGGTCCTGGGGATGCTCGCGAGGAAGCTCTTCCCCGCCCCCGGCGACGGCGCATTGATGACGAACGCGGGGTACGGCCCCGGCAGCATCGCCCGCATGATCGGCGTGAAGAGCATCCCGAACCAGTTCGCTCGGTGGTGCTCTTCGACGAACGGGAACTCAGCCACGATCTTCGAGATCAGAAGCTGTGCTTCCTTGATCTCTCCGGGGGTCGGGATCGCGCTCACCGGCGGGACGACAAGCCCGGTTTCCGGCAGGTACAGAAGACCGGTCGCCGCGTCGTATCCGGGTCGGCCAAGAATGCTCCCGTCCGGCCGCACGATCGGCGTGTGCGTGACGCCACGAAGGACCCGAAGGTTCGGGACTCCGTCACCTGAGCGAGCCGCAGAATGCGCGTGGTTGGCGCACTCGGTCGGCAGCGTCTTCCGCTCCCACCACATGCGGGTCTTGGTCGTGGTCTCGATCTCCTCTCCGTCTTCGTCCCCTTCCTCGCCCTTGACCTCCTTCCGCCGGACGACCCCGAGCGAGTACCGGATCTCGACGGCCGTCTTCAGGTCGAGCGCCGTCATGGCGCGAACCTGAGCGGGTCCGTCTTCCTCGCTCTCGTCACGGGGCGGGACATAGCCGTCTTCGCCGACTCGGGGCGTGAACACCATCTCGCCGCCGCGCCGGAAGAGACCCGAGAGCGGACCACGGCCCAACTCCTCACGAAGCCAGTCGTTCGTGTCGCTCTTGCTCCCGACCTTGATCCGCTGAAGCCCCGTCTTCGGGTCGCGGATCGACACGGCTCTCTGTGATGCGTCCGTGGTCGTCTCGGCACGAAGGCCGTAGATCTTTGCCTCGATCTTCGCGGCGCACTCGGGGCACGGGTCCGCGTTCGGGTCGCTCTGGCACGTCTCGCACAGCTCGATGTCGATCATGCCGCCACCCCCCGCATTCCCACGATGCTTCCGGTCTTGTACGTGCCGGGCAGGCGTCCGGCGAATCCGTGATCTTCGTAGAGCGGGAAGGCGTTCGCGCGGACGATCTCACCGGCGACGCTGATCAACGGGTTGCCCCGGAGATCGAAGCCGACCACGTCCCAGGTCTCGCCGTCCTCGTACTTCGCGACGTACTCGCCACGGGGCGCGGGGAAGCGAAGCCCGCCGATCGGAGCGGCTTCTTCGCTGGTCGGGTAGGTCTTGTGACCGTTTGTCAGACCCGATAGCGACGAACTATCATGGGGGTGAGCGTTCGAGCTGTTCTCGGGAAGGTCGCCCCCGCCAGGGCGGCCTTTCTTGTTTTCGATCATTAGTGAGCCCCGCCCTTGATCAGTAGGGCGAGCGTGCTCTTCTGGTCGTCGCTCAGGGGCGGGAAGCGGTCGGCCGTCTCGCGGACGAACTTCGCGATCTTCGCGGCGTGAAGCTCCCGCTGAAGATCGGTCACGTCCGCATCGGGGGCGTAGCGCCGAGTGCGCGCGATCTTGCACGCGATCTCGGTAGGGGTCGGCGTCTCAGCCATGGCGCGTTCCTTCGCGCTCATGGAAGCCGCGAGGGATGGACGGTCTACACGATCCCCCGGACCCTTTGGGCGGTCCCATGTGCCCCGGCGGGCGCTCAGCGCTCTTCGCCGTGACCAGCTCTTCCGTGCTGATCTGTATTCAGATTAGAGGGTCTGTTTCTAAAGCGCAACCAAAGAGCCGGGGCTGTTCTACCAGCTCACCGGCCCTTTTGTATCTCGCTGATTACATGTTCTGAGGCTCGATCGTCACGCGGTCTTCGATCGACGGCCGGAAGCCCTTCCCGGCGGGCTTCAGGGTCACGGTCATGATGCTGCGAACGATCTCCCGGCGGGTGCCGACCCCGAGCCCTTCCCAGACCTTCCGCGCCGCGTCTTCGGACTCGACCCCGGCGAACGCTGCCAGGGGCGACGTGTCGGCGACCTCGGCAAGCTGACGTTCGAGATCTTCGATCCGGACCTGAAGCTTCTTCGCCCGGCGAAGGTACTCGGGACGCTCGACCAGGCCCATGTCTCGATCTTCGCCAAGCTGAGCCTTGCTCTCGCGAAGCACGGCCACCTGACCGCGAAGCTTGCCCGCGTCCACGGTGCCCTGAGACGGCTTGATCAGATCGGCCGCGTCCCGAGCCAGGATGACGATTGCCAGGGCTTCCACGAGCGCGTCAAGCTCGCCTTGCGGTGCCGTGGCGTGCCCGCCGGTGCCGCGCGTCTGGCATGCGTAGATCGGCCGGTCGCGCTTGCCGCTCGACCCCGAGACGCGGACCACAGCGCCACACGGGCACGTCGCGATGCCGGACAGAAGGTGACGGGGCGCGACGCCGGGGTTCGTCCGGCGGTTCGGGTCGGTGAGCTTGCCCATGATCACCCAGAACTCGTCAGGGCTCACGATCGCTTCCCATGGCGCGGTTCCTACGACGTCTTCCGGCGTGTAGACCTTCCGGCCGGTGCCCTTCTTGTGGACCATGAGCCCGGCGTTCCGGGGGCGCATGAGCACGTCACGGACGGTCGGCGCGGTCCACTGGCCACCATCGGCCGCCGGGATGCCGTCCGCGCGAAGGTCGCGGGCGATACCCGCGACGCTCGGACCCTTCGGCATGCCGAACGTCGGGAGAAGGACCACGTCCGCCATGCGCCGGATCACGTCCGTCTCGAACTCGATCGGGCTCACGCCGTCGTCGGCGAAGCCGTAGGGACGTCGGCCCCCGCCGAACGTGCCTTCTTCGGCCTGACGCTGACGGGCTCGGGAGACGCGGCGCGCGGTGTCCCGGCTCGACTTGTTCGCGGCTGCACACATGATCCGGGCGACCATGATCCCGGCGTCGTCGGTGAGCTGGCATGAGCCGGTCAGGCTCTCGCACGTCACGGCGAACCCCGAGCCGGTCACGATGTCGATCGTGTCTTCGAGGTCTCGGGGCTGACGGGCGAGCCGGTCGATGTCGAGCACCACGAGCACGTCAACGGCACGGGTCCGAAGGAGGTCGTTCGCACGGTGGAACTTCGGGCGGTTCGTCCGGCCGGTGCGCTTATCGACCTTGTACGCCGACGTGTCGTTCTCGATCAGGATGTGGGCTTCGTCGAGCGACCAGCCACGGGAAGCGACGTACTTCCGCATGTCCGCCACCTGATCATCGACACCGGCCGTCTCGTCGATCTCGGCATCGGAGATCCTTGCCAGGATTGCCGCTCGCTTCGCCATGTCCCGTGCTCCCTTGTGCTTGACCGCTGGTCACAGCGTATGCGCGAGAAGCGTCGGAATCGATGGTTGGGCAAGACCACCACCATCCGCATCCTGACCACCCTGTCGCGGCCCGACCTCGGCAGCGTGCGGATCGCCGGGTACGACGTCGTGCGCGAAGCGACCAAGGTGCGCGGCGTCATCAGCCTGACCGGTCAGTCCGTCGCGCTGGACGACCAGCAGACCGGCTGGGAGAACCTGGTCATGATCGGCCGCCTGATGCACCTGGGCAGACCCGCCGCCGGCCGTCGTGCCATGGACCTCTTGGAACGGTTCGACCTGGTGGACGCCATGAAAAGGCGGGTGAAGACCTACTCCGGCGGCATGCGCCGACGGCTGGACCTGGCGATGAGCCTGGTCTCGCAGCCGAGGGTGATCTTCCTGGACGAGCCGACCACCGGTCTCGACCCGTCCAGCCGGACGACGATGTGGGACGCCATCAAGGACCTGGTCTCGTCGGGGACGACGATCGTCCTCACCACGCAGTACCTGGAGGAGGCGGACCGGCTGGCCGACCGGATCGTGCTGATCAACGGTGGCAAGGTCGCCGCGTCCGGCACGGCCGACGCGCTGAAGTCCCAGGTGGGCGGAGATCGACTCGACCTGCGGTTCGCGGTGGAGGCTGACGTGGCCCGCGCCGCCGCGCTGTTCGACGCGCCGCGCGGCACCGACCCGCTCGTTCTGGGCATCCCGTCCGACGGCAGCGCGGAGCACCTGCACCGGGTGCTGGACGACCTGCGGATCGCGGGCGTGCCGGTGGTCAAGGTGTCGTCGCACCGGCCGACGTTGGACGACGTTTTCCTGTCCCTGACCACCGCTGGCCGGACCTCGGTCCAGGTCTGAACGGCTCTTGAAAGGACCATGACCATGACCATCACCGCTGTGCACGGCGGCGCCCGCAACGCCGTGACCGACTCCCTGACCATGATCGGCCGCAGCATCCGGCTCAGCCGCCGCAACGTCGACACGCTGGTCGTGTCGATCGTCCTGCCGCTGCTGATGATGTCGCTGTTCGTCTACGTCTTCGGCGGGGCCATCAACACCGGCACCCAGTACATCAACTATGTGGTGCCCGGCATCATCCTGCTGTGCACCGGCTACGGCGCCGCGTCCACCGCGATGTCCGTCACGGACGATATGACCAGCGGCATGATCGACCGGCTGCGCTCGTTGCCGATCCGCAGCTCCGCCGTCCTCACCGGACACGTCGTTGCCAGCGTCGCCCGGAATCTGCTGTCCACCACCGTTGTCATCGGCGCGGCCATCGCGATGGGCTTCCGCCCGGACGCGACGGTCACCGACTGGGTGCTGGCGGCCGGTCTGCTCCTGCTTTACGTGCTCGCGCTGTCCTGGCTGGCGGCCGGGCTCGGCGTGATCGCGAAGTCCGTGGAGTCGGCCAGCACGCTGAGCTTCCTTATGCTGTTCCTGCCCTACCTCAGCAGTGCGTTCGTGCCGACGAACACCATGCCGTCGTTCCTGCACGCGGTGAGCGAGAACCAGCCGATCACCCCGGTGATCGAGACCGTCCGGGGATTGCTGACCGGGACCCCGATCGGCAACACCGGCTGGATCGCACTCGCCTGGTGCGTCGGCCTGCTGACCTGCTCGTTCACCTTCGCCGCCTGGCTGTTCCGCCGCCGTACCCGCGGCTGAGAAAGCATTGCACCCGATGTGATGCCGGCTGCATGGCCACGTTCGAGAAGCTGCTGCACGAGGGCGCACCCGGCACCACGACGGTTCGGCCACCTTGATCCGACATTTGTGAGGACGTACGGCACCGGTGGCTTCGATCCGAGAGGGGTGATCTTCCTTGCTTTACGAGCATCCACACGGCGGTCCAGCTCCGCATTGGTCAGGTCCGGCCATCCGGCCCGGAACGGGCTCGCTTCTCATGTGACCGCTGCGCTGATCAGTCGGTCGGCGGAACATCGTCCAAACGCGAGAGCTCCGCCTGCGGATCGATATCGACCATGGTCCGGATCAGACCCCACTCGCTCCTGGGGGTTCCTCGCCCATGCAAGATGGTAGGTGGGTCGCGCCTGGCGACGGACCCGCTTTCCAAGCGACCGCCGTCGCGATCAGTCGGTCGGCCAGTTCTCCCGCTCGTTGACGAACGTGCCGCGACCTTGCACGGTCACCGTCCATCCCTGCTCGCCGAGGTGCCGCATCGCCCGGCGGACGGTGCCCCGGCTCACGCCGTGCTCCTGCTGTAGCCGGGTTTCCGAGGGCAGCACCTGCCGCGGCCGGTAATCGCCCGCTTTGATTTTCGCGGTGATGATCCCGGCGAGCTGATCCCACAGGGGCTCGGGGTTGAGCTGGTCGACTGTCATGGATGAAACGTTACGGACAGGCCAGATGGCCAAGGCGGACGGTCCGTATTGAACGGGCTGTACGAGTAGGACGAGATAGACGTACAGTATTGCCGCAGTCACTCAAAGCAACGGCCCCGGCAGGCGCTGTAACGCCGTACCGAGGCCTTGATCAGGAAGTGAGTCCTGACCCGTGAACAACCCTAGTACTCCGGTGCTCGACCAGAGCATGGCGAGCGGTTGTGGTTGCTTCGCTGACGCACCGCCGATGCCGATGGGCTGTGCAGTCTGCGGGCACGCGCCCTACGCGCATGGCTGCTCCGACCAGCCCGCCGATCACCAGTACGCGCAGCCCTCCGGCGCGCTGATGGCCGTTCGCCTGGAGGCCCGCCGCACTGGAGACCGTTCCGTGTCCTGCTTTGAGCCGTCCGCGTCCGTGACCCCGGCTGAGATGATCCCGTTGGTACCCGCTCAGAGATCTGCCGGTCAGGCCCCGGCTGACGAGGCCGTACCGGTACCTGCTCGGCGGCCGGGTGAGCAGACATCGGCTGAGGCGTCGGCGTCGGCGCCCGCGCAGTGGCCTGCCGAGGTGACACCACCAGTGTCCGTTCAGTGTTGTCCCGAGCAGATCCCGGTTACCAAGTCCGCCCTACCAGTGCCGTTGCCCCGGCGGGCGCCTTGCCGTCTTCGTCCGGCGCGCCCGTCCAGGTCCGTCCTCACCAGACCGCCCCGGCTTGGCCACCGGCGTCGTCTCACGCCTAGCGCCAGGCGAACGGCCACCCGCGCCCTGCGATGCGCAGTGGTCACCCCGTCTTCGTACCGGCTGCCCGGCCCGTACGGCGCACCCCTCCGCGTCCTGCCCTGCCCCATGAAGCGGGCCCGTCCACCGCTACCAACGACCGGACGGGCCCTTGATCGGATGGAGGTCCAATCAATGGACGATGTTAGATCCAGCACCCCCGAACCGGCCATCCCCGGCCGGCGACTGATCCTCAGCGACGCCGGACGGCTGTGGGCCAGCCGGATGCCGCATCCATGGTCATGGCCACTGCGAGTGCTACATCTGTCAGTTTCTCCTCGTATGTATGGAACGTCTGGGATGGATCACACGCACACGTCCACCGGGAACCACAGTCCCTGCATCGTGCGGTCTTTTTTCTTGAAGTGGCCGCGGATGATCTCCACCTCGGGACGGTACGCGCCCAGGGCGGCCAGGTAAGTCTCCTGCCTCAGGGCAGCGTCAGGTTCGCCTTTGACGATCGCGGTGAAGTACCTCACCTTGAGCACTACGTCATCCCGGCGGATTTGCTGCACCAACTCGACGAGGTCAAGCCACAAATAGGCGCGACCGTACTTGCTCTTCAGCCCGTGGTACAGGTTGAAGCCATCGACGTACGCGACCACGTCCACCAGGACACCTCCGACATTGGCCAGCCTCGCCGATGGTAGCTACGATGGAGGTACACGAAGTTGGTTACGGCCAACTGGGCGGCCCTGCGAGGGGCCGCATTTTTTGTTTGTGGTGATTTCCCGACAGCTGTGCGTACCTGTTGCTGAGCCGTCATCGCCGATCCCGCTGACCTGGCATGCACCGTAGCCGCCCGGCGGAAGGGACATGGCTGCGACGTCTCCGACGTGAAGCGCTACGCCCGGCCCGGCGTTGACGCTCACGGTCCCTGAAACACCTTCCACAACGCGGCGAGTATCGGCGGCTTTCTCACTTCAGCAAGCCGGAGATCGTCTTCTGCAGGCGGGCCGCGCGGCCGGCCGGGGTCCTGGTCTTCAGCAGCGGCAGGATCAGCAGGTGGCGGCCGGTCTTGTCGAGTGCCTTGAAGCGGGCGGCGGCCTGCGGGTTGGCCACGACTCCCACTGGGCGGCGTCCGCGAAGTGCATCATCGGCCCAGGACCTCCAGGTAGTGCCGGTTGTACATGATGCCCAGCACGTTGCCGAACGGGTCGACCACGGACGCGGTGACGAAACCGGGGCCGTACTCGGTGAGCGGCGTGTGCGGCATGGCCCCCAGGGACAGCAGCCGGTCCAGGGCGGCCCGCACGTCGTCGACGTGCCAGTGGATGATCGCGCCCCCGGGGGCGGCGGGCGCGCTCGGCGGGGCGTACCGCCGGCCGATGAGGCCGAGTTCGGCCTGGTAGTCGCCGATCCTGAACTCGTAGTAGGCGGCCGGCTGCCCGTTACCCGGACGCTCGAAGTACGGCTCTACGTCCAGCAGTTCGACGTACCACTCCTTGGCGGCCTCCAGGTCGTCGGCCCAGAAGCTGACGGTGGCCAGTCCTCGCAACATCGGAGATCCCTTCTTCCGGTCGGTGACAGTGACCATTTTCCGCCCCTAAAGTGCTCACCAACTGACTACTTTGTTGGAGAAACCGGGGGACATGCGCGCTGATCGCCTCGTCGCAGCCCTCCTGCTCAT
This window contains:
- a CDS encoding phage major capsid protein, yielding MSERRTPAVIRAEIEELRAQLAEIDEAAGDDTIRGEDVARWNEIDDRISALTREYRTELRRESLARDARRTGSIDRAQSAPRRGTASRNHDLAMWRLDDLVNGNRLPARAAEVAQGLLDVGPKPERDLATRWVMATGDDAYVRAFAKLAADPSRGHLMWTPEEGAAYRAATEVRTALNLSGGSAMVPLVIDPAIMLTSAGSNNPLRQISRVVTTVSDSWNGVTSAGATAEWKTEGSQAADGTPALAPAPIPVFMGDVDVTYSYELGMDALDFTNQLRRVAQDAADQLMATAYTTGNGSTAPGGIVTALVGTASEINTTGSEALDDSDPFALQNALPARFSANASFMSHIATANAYRQMETTNGALQFPELRQTPPMLLGKPWYENSNMDGAINAAATANNYVVVYGDFSQFVIVDRIGTTVEFLPDYGANGRPTGQRHLFMTFRTGSDAPVIEAFRLLDVPTAA
- a CDS encoding GntR family transcriptional regulator, with the protein product MIELDRSRPLWPQVAAIVRERIESGEYPGGGRVPSVLALVTEFGVTQVTIRKAVAALRDDHYIRTETGMGSYVLTAKERQDAQRAGGDVR
- a CDS encoding recombinase family protein produces the protein MAKRAAILARISDAEIDETAGVDDQVADMRKYVASRGWSLDEAHILIENDTSAYKVDKRTGRTNRPKFHRANDLLRTRAVDVLVVLDIDRLARQPRDLEDTIDIVTGSGFAVTCESLTGSCQLTDDAGIMVARIMCAAANKSSRDTARRVSRARQRQAEEGTFGGGRRPYGFADDGVSPIEFETDVIRRMADVVLLPTFGMPKGPSVAGIARDLRADGIPAADGGQWTAPTVRDVLMRPRNAGLMVHKKGTGRKVYTPEDVVGTAPWEAIVSPDEFWVIMGKLTDPNRRTNPGVAPRHLLSGIATCPCGAVVRVSGSSGKRDRPIYACQTRGTGGHATAPQGELDALVEALAIVILARDAADLIKPSQGTVDAGKLRGQVAVLRESKAQLGEDRDMGLVERPEYLRRAKKLQVRIEDLERQLAEVADTSPLAAFAGVESEDAARKVWEGLGVGTRREIVRSIMTVTLKPAGKGFRPSIEDRVTIEPQNM
- a CDS encoding ATP-binding cassette domain-containing protein — encoded protein: MGKTTTIRILTTLSRPDLGSVRIAGYDVVREATKVRGVISLTGQSVALDDQQTGWENLVMIGRLMHLGRPAAGRRAMDLLERFDLVDAMKRRVKTYSGGMRRRLDLAMSLVSQPRVIFLDEPTTGLDPSSRTTMWDAIKDLVSSGTTIVLTTQYLEEADRLADRIVLINGGKVAASGTADALKSQVGGDRLDLRFAVEADVARAAALFDAPRGTDPLVLGIPSDGSAEHLHRVLDDLRIAGVPVVKVSSHRPTLDDVFLSLTTAGRTSVQV
- a CDS encoding ABC transporter permease; its protein translation is MTITAVHGGARNAVTDSLTMIGRSIRLSRRNVDTLVVSIVLPLLMMSLFVYVFGGAINTGTQYINYVVPGIILLCTGYGAASTAMSVTDDMTSGMIDRLRSLPIRSSAVLTGHVVASVARNLLSTTVVIGAAIAMGFRPDATVTDWVLAAGLLLLYVLALSWLAAGLGVIAKSVESASTLSFLMLFLPYLSSAFVPTNTMPSFLHAVSENQPITPVIETVRGLLTGTPIGNTGWIALAWCVGLLTCSFTFAAWLFRRRTRG
- a CDS encoding GntR family transcriptional regulator, which translates into the protein MTVDQLNPEPLWDQLAGIITAKIKAGDYRPRQVLPSETRLQQEHGVSRGTVRRAMRHLGEQGWTVTVQGRGTFVNERENWPTD
- a CDS encoding YdeI/OmpD-associated family protein, which codes for MANPQAAARFKALDKTGRHLLILPLLKTRTPAGRAARLQKTISGLLK
- a CDS encoding VOC family protein, with protein sequence MLRGLATVSFWADDLEAAKEWYVELLDVEPYFERPGNGQPAAYYEFRIGDYQAELGLIGRRYAPPSAPAAPGGAIIHWHVDDVRAALDRLLSLGAMPHTPLTEYGPGFVTASVVDPFGNVLGIMYNRHYLEVLGR